The Collibacillus ludicampi region AACGGGCCCGTTCCAGGGCTTGAGCTCTACCTGCTTTTCGATGGGAGCCGTTCTCGGATAGATGGTTTGAAAACCGTCTGCCGTGTACATCATTTGCGGTGTGAAGCCCGAAGGTGCGGGATACTCAATGAGCGATTGGCCTTTTCGAAGTGTGAACGTGTCATATTGCGTGTAACCGTATGCCACCAGTTTTTCGATATCGTCATATGCTCCTTCCAGCGTCGTTTTTAATGTAACGGCAATCAGGAGGATTCCGTTTTCATTGGCCACTTCCGTTAAACAAGTACCTGCCTGATCGGTGAAACCCGACTTTCCTCCCCAATATGTTTCCGGGTCTTCAAATAGTAATCGATTCTGGTTTTTCAATTCTTTTGGATCGTAGGAACGTTTCATTGTATACGTTTTTGTATGCAAGGCTTCCTTGATTTGCGGGTATTGCAGGGCTGCGCGAGTCAAAATCGCAAGATCTTTGGCTGTGGAATAATGATTCGGATTGTGTAACCCGTTTGGGGTTACGAAATGTGTGTTCTTCATCCCCAAGGCTTTCGCTTTGGCGTTCATCATATCGGCAAACTTTGATACGGAGCCGGCCACATTTTCAGCGACCATGACGGCCACATCGTTAGCACTGTGAAGCAGGAGGGCATAGAGTGCATCTTTGGCTGTCATTTTTTCACCGGCACGTAATGAGATGTTGGTCGGTTCCTGACTTGCCGCAAGTCGACTGGCCGTCAATAGGTCATCCGGCTTTTTGTGTTCCAGCAGCAGGATGGCAGTCATCAGTTTGGTCAGGCTCGCAGGATAACGTTTCACGTCCTCTTCCTTGGTAAATAGGATGTCACCTGTCGTTCCATCCATGACGACGGCGCTTTGTCCGGACAATGTAGGCACTTGTTCTGCATGGGCGGTCAGCGGGCTGAAGAGCAGAAATGCTGCAAGACCTAGGGGAATGATTTTCATAGAGGTGCCTCCTTTCCTCCCTATCAAGCTATGAATGTGTATGCTAGAGTATGACTCGATGGCGGATTGACTATATGAAAAACAATTGGATATAATGATACAGTGAGATTTATAATGCAAAAGCGATGCGGGAGCGGAGTACGAAGCAGTCCACAGTCAGAGAGAGAACCCCGTTGGCTGAAAGGGTTTTCCTGTGAAGGGCTTCCGAAGCTACTCCTAAGGCGCAATTGAAAGATTGACGGTTCGTGTCCGTTATCGCACGTCTGAGGTGACATGGCGTTTTTTGCCGTGTAATCAGGGTGGTACCGCGAAAGGAATGCCTTTCGTCCCTGTGGGGGCGAGAGGTTTTTTTAGTTTTCAAAGTAACCCTCCATGCCGCAAGCGGCGTCACCAGAGGATGAAAAATTTCATGTGTGGAAAAGAAGTTTGAGGCTGCCAGAAGCAACGGAGTGTCTTTTGGGTGGATTGTATCGCTTTGCAGCGCAGAGGTGAGTTGAAGGTCGTTCCGCAACCTTTGTTAAGAGATCGGGCGGGACGACCTTCATCGAACCCAAGCGCAAAGCGATACATCCACCCAAGCACTCATTTTCAAAATAACGCTCATTTTCAAAGCAGAAGAAAGGAGTTTCCTCATGAAATCAGCAGAGATCCGCGAAAGATTTCTTGCGTTTTTCGCATCCAAGGGACATGAGATCGTTCCTTCCGCTTCTCTGATCCCGTACAACGACCCTTCTTTATTATGGATTAATGCTGGAATGGCACCGTTAAAGAAGTATTTTGACGGTTCCGAGATTCCGCGCAATCCGCGTATGACCAATTCGCAAAAGTGTATCCGAACCAATGATATTGAAAACGTGGGAAAAACAGCACGCCACCATACATTTTTTGAAATGTTGGGCAACTTTTCGATCGGTGATTATTTCAAGAGAGAAGCAATCCATTGGGCGTGGGAATTCCTCACGAAAGAAATCGGGTTTGAGCCTGAGCGTCTGTCTGTGACCATTCACCCGGAAGATGATGAAGCGTACGACATCTGGGCGAAAGAGATCGGCGTTCCGGATGAGCGCATCATTCGTTTGGAAGACAATTTCTGGGATATCGGAGAAGGACCCTGCGGACCTTGCTCAGAGATTTTCTATGACCGCCAGCTGGAAGGTTGTAAGAATCCGGATTGTAAGGCCGGTTGCGATTGCGATCGTTTCCTGGAAGTTTGGAACCTCGTGTTTTCACAGTTCAATCACAATCCGGATGGTACCTATACTCCATTGCCGAAGAAGAATATCGATACCGGCATGGGTCTGGAACGTATGGCTTCCCTCTTGCAGAACGGTGAAACGAACTTCGATACCGATTTGTTCCTGCCGATCATTGAGGAAGTGTCCCGCCTGTCCGGCAAGCCGTATCATCAGGAACAGGATTGGGATGTAGCGATGAAAGTGATCGCCGACCATATCCGTACGGTGACGTTCTCCGTAGGCGATGGTGCGCTTCCATCGAATGAGGGGCGCGGGTATGTGATTCGTCGCCTTCTGCGCCGCGCGGTCCGTTACGGAAAGGTACTGGGGATCGAGAAGCCGTTCCTCTATACATTGGTTTCCGTAGTTGGCGACATCATGGGTGTGCATTATCCTGAAGTCGTTGAAAAGCGCGCCTTCATTGAGCGGGTGATCAAAGCGGAAGAGGAACGTTTCTCGGAAACTTTGCATGAAGGAGAAAACATCCTCAACGAAGTGATCGCGACCCTTAAGAAAGAAGGAAAAACGGTGATCCCGGGTTCAGACGCGTTCCGCTTGTATGACACATACGGGTTCCCGATCGATCTGACGGAAGATATCGCTTTCGAACAAGGGTTTACCGTCGACCGAAAGGGATTCGAAGAAGCGTTGAACGAACAACGTGAACGTGCGCGCGCTGCACGCAAGGATGTGACTTCGATGCATGTGCAAAGCAACGTCTTCGAAGAACTGGGAGAACTGCAAGCGACATTTGTAGGATATACGGAGCTTGCGACGGCCTCCAAAGTGCTGGCCATCTTAAAAGATGGTCAACCGGTGGAGTCGGCGGAGGAAGGGGATGTCATCGAACTGATCCTCGACCGTACTCCGTTCTATGCGGAATCTGGGGGGCAAGTGGCGGATAAAGGGATCATCTCCGTAGGAGAGAAGGCACAGATTCAGGTGCTGGATGTGCAGAAGGCACCGAACGGATATCATATGCACAAAGCGAAAGTCATCGCCGGTGTCGTAGAAGTGCTCGATACGGCCGAAGCGGTGATCGATGCGGAAAAACGTACTGATATTACGAAGAATCATACGGCTACCCACTTGTTGCACAAAGCGTTGCGTGAAGTTTTGGGAGAGCATGTGGCACAAGCAGGTTCGCTCGTGGAAGCGGAACGTTTGCGCTTCGACTTCTCTCATCTCGGGGCGATGACGCCTGAAGAGATCCGTGAAGTTGAACGACGCGTCAATGAGCAGATCTGGGCGAATCAACCGGTCATCATCCGCGAAATGCCAATCGAAGAAGCCAAAGCGATGGGGGCAATGGCGCTGTTCGGTGAAAAATACGGTGATGTCGTACGCGTGGTACAAGCGGGCGACTATTCGATCGAACTGTGCGGCGGTTGCCACGTACGCTCCACGGGAGAGATCGGCATGTTCAAGATCCTCTCCGAGTCTTCGATCGCTTCCGGTGTGCGCCGCATCGAAGCCGTTACCGGACGCGGTGCCTACGCGTTTGTCCAACAGCAGACAGATCTGTTGGAAGAAGCGGCAGAAAAATTGAAAGCCAACGTGAACGATCTTCCGACTCGTATTGAACACCTGCAAGCGACAGTGAAAGAGCTTAATAAAGAGATCGAATCGCTCAAAGGCAAGCTCGCATCGTATGAAGTGAAAGCATTGATCGACAAAGTCCAGGAAGTTGAAGGGATCCGCTACGTGGCGGCAGCGCTTGAAGGGCTGGACATGGACGGTTTGCGGGCCGTAGCGGAAGATCTGCGCAATCGCTTGGAGTCTGGCGTGGTCGTAGTCGGTACGGCTGGAGAGGGAAAAGTCAATTTTGTTGCGGCTGTCACGAAAGATCTTGTAGCCAAGGGATTGCAGGCGGGCAAGATTGTGAAAGAGGTCGCTACTATTGCGGGAGGCGGCGGTGGTGGCCGTCCGGAACTTGCACAGGCGGGAGGAAAAGATCCGTCCAAATTGAAAGACGCCATCGCACAAGTCGCGGACATTTTAAAAAGCCAACTTGCACATGTAAAATAAAAGAGTAAGGAAAGGCGCCCTGGAGTTCCGGGTGCCTTTTCTTATCGTCATGATTCTCTTTGTAGTCACATGTTTTTGACAACAAATTTGTGGTATGATGACGATTGTATTCTTGAAACGTGAGGAGATGGGTTTGGAAACATATCGTTTGAAAAAAATGTCGGAGACCAAAATTGTTTACCGAAGTTTATCTATGGTTTATTTTCTTTTTTTCTTCGGGATTGGTGCTCTGTATACATTGTTGCCACTCTACTATCAAAAGTTCGGCTTAAGCGGTACACAAATTGGGACGATCATGGCGGTCGGGCCGGTGATTTCGATTCTTTTCCAGCCGGTGTGGGGAATGATTTGTGACCGATTTCAAGCTGAACAAAAGGTATTGGCTTGTGCGCTTACTTGTGCGGCTTCGATCGCTTTGCTTTTCCCTCTGATGCATGGATTTATCGCGTTTCTTCTCTTGTTTGCAGGATTACAGCTTTTCCAGAGCGCGATCAATCCGATTACCGATTCCATTACCCTTTCCTTCGTACAAAAACAAGGCGGGGATTACGGAAATATCCGTCTGTTCGGAGCGATCGGTTTTGCTGTAGCTGTCTGGTTTACGGGTACACTCGCAGAACGCTTCGGTCTCGTGGTCATTTTCTATGTGTATGCGGGTGCCTTTCTGCTTGGACTTTGGTGGGTGAGACAGTTTCCGAAAGTGCATCGAGAAAAGACCGGAAGCGTTTGGAGCGGTTTAGGCCGATTGTTACGCTTGCCCAAGTATGTGATCTTCTTGGGATCTGCTTTTCTTATTTTCGGGCCGATGAACGCGCATAACTACTATTTTTCCCTGCTTTATACAAAGATCGGCGGAACGGTCGCGGGAGTGGGTGTCGCCTTCCTGTTGTTTGCCGGTTCGGAAGCCCCCGCGATGAAAGTGGCGGGATCGCTGATTCGCAAGTATGGGATTTTGACCATTCTGATTGTAGCTGGAGTAGTTTCTGCATTGAGGTGGGGATGGTATGCAAGCACCCCATCGGCCGCCTGGGTGATCATGCTTTTCTTTATTCAAGGCATGTCGGTGGGTCTCTATTTACCGGCGGCAGCCACATTTATACGTGAACATGCACCGCGCGAAGTGCAGGTGACTGCGCAAGCACTCTATTCGTCATTCGGAAATGGACTCGGCACCATGTTTACCAGCTTTATTGGCGGTGTACTGTACGACCGCTCCGGAATCTTTTCAACGTATCTTTATTTTTCATTCTCTACCGTTGTCGGCATACTTCTTGTCATCGCGATTACAGTCTTGAACACGAGAACCAGTCGTCAGGGGTGAATTTCTTGTCAAGGAAAGGCATCTTGCTGATTGCACATGGTTCACCGATTTTAGGTGAGACCGATGCGTTGTTTGCCATCGCACAAGAGGTACAAAGAAGGCTCCCCGATAGTATCACGGAGGTCGCCTTTCTTGATTTTAACGAACCGCGGATTGAAGAGGGAGTCAAGAGGTTCATGGTACAAGAAATCAGCGAATTGATTCTTGTTCCATATTTTCTATCGAATGGATTTTTAGCAAAAAAAGCATTACATCGGGCCGAAATAGCGGCGAAAAATCATCTTCGCGTGCCTGTTCGTTGTGCCGTCCCGATCGG contains the following coding sequences:
- the alaS gene encoding alanine--tRNA ligase; translation: MKSAEIRERFLAFFASKGHEIVPSASLIPYNDPSLLWINAGMAPLKKYFDGSEIPRNPRMTNSQKCIRTNDIENVGKTARHHTFFEMLGNFSIGDYFKREAIHWAWEFLTKEIGFEPERLSVTIHPEDDEAYDIWAKEIGVPDERIIRLEDNFWDIGEGPCGPCSEIFYDRQLEGCKNPDCKAGCDCDRFLEVWNLVFSQFNHNPDGTYTPLPKKNIDTGMGLERMASLLQNGETNFDTDLFLPIIEEVSRLSGKPYHQEQDWDVAMKVIADHIRTVTFSVGDGALPSNEGRGYVIRRLLRRAVRYGKVLGIEKPFLYTLVSVVGDIMGVHYPEVVEKRAFIERVIKAEEERFSETLHEGENILNEVIATLKKEGKTVIPGSDAFRLYDTYGFPIDLTEDIAFEQGFTVDRKGFEEALNEQRERARAARKDVTSMHVQSNVFEELGELQATFVGYTELATASKVLAILKDGQPVESAEEGDVIELILDRTPFYAESGGQVADKGIISVGEKAQIQVLDVQKAPNGYHMHKAKVIAGVVEVLDTAEAVIDAEKRTDITKNHTATHLLHKALREVLGEHVAQAGSLVEAERLRFDFSHLGAMTPEEIREVERRVNEQIWANQPVIIREMPIEEAKAMGAMALFGEKYGDVVRVVQAGDYSIELCGGCHVRSTGEIGMFKILSESSIASGVRRIEAVTGRGAYAFVQQQTDLLEEAAEKLKANVNDLPTRIEHLQATVKELNKEIESLKGKLASYEVKALIDKVQEVEGIRYVAAALEGLDMDGLRAVAEDLRNRLESGVVVVGTAGEGKVNFVAAVTKDLVAKGLQAGKIVKEVATIAGGGGGGRPELAQAGGKDPSKLKDAIAQVADILKSQLAHVK
- a CDS encoding D-alanyl-D-alanine carboxypeptidase family protein, giving the protein MKIIPLGLAAFLLFSPLTAHAEQVPTLSGQSAVVMDGTTGDILFTKEEDVKRYPASLTKLMTAILLLEHKKPDDLLTASRLAASQEPTNISLRAGEKMTAKDALYALLLHSANDVAVMVAENVAGSVSKFADMMNAKAKALGMKNTHFVTPNGLHNPNHYSTAKDLAILTRAALQYPQIKEALHTKTYTMKRSYDPKELKNQNRLLFEDPETYWGGKSGFTDQAGTCLTEVANENGILLIAVTLKTTLEGAYDDIEKLVAYGYTQYDTFTLRKGQSLIEYPAPSGFTPQMMYTADGFQTIYPRTAPIEKQVELKPWNGPVPAGTEMGTLTIIQDGKVLKKIPLVVQQPITSNKTSPVSGTIVILLLTTLMMVRMRSAFRKKPLPQEMRESLPG
- a CDS encoding MFS transporter, translated to METYRLKKMSETKIVYRSLSMVYFLFFFGIGALYTLLPLYYQKFGLSGTQIGTIMAVGPVISILFQPVWGMICDRFQAEQKVLACALTCAASIALLFPLMHGFIAFLLLFAGLQLFQSAINPITDSITLSFVQKQGGDYGNIRLFGAIGFAVAVWFTGTLAERFGLVVIFYVYAGAFLLGLWWVRQFPKVHREKTGSVWSGLGRLLRLPKYVIFLGSAFLIFGPMNAHNYYFSLLYTKIGGTVAGVGVAFLLFAGSEAPAMKVAGSLIRKYGILTILIVAGVVSALRWGWYASTPSAAWVIMLFFIQGMSVGLYLPAAATFIREHAPREVQVTAQALYSSFGNGLGTMFTSFIGGVLYDRSGIFSTYLYFSFSTVVGILLVIAITVLNTRTSRQG
- a CDS encoding sirohydrochlorin chelatase; its protein translation is MSRKGILLIAHGSPILGETDALFAIAQEVQRRLPDSITEVAFLDFNEPRIEEGVKRFMVQEISELILVPYFLSNGFLAKKALHRAEIAAKNHLRVPVRCAVPIGFDERLLDVIKERIEAVKYTKEFEK